In Tursiops truncatus isolate mTurTru1 chromosome X, mTurTru1.mat.Y, whole genome shotgun sequence, the following proteins share a genomic window:
- the LOC117310387 gene encoding melanoma-associated antigen B4-like, with amino-acid sequence MPRGRRNKRHGRKKRHQARGETQSLKGAQPTEEAAAAEEIQESPSSPASVSRDTSPSSPAAGTHQEPQGAPATTSRDEGVSCPGSEEGAQSQDEKSAGTSQAAPSIHSSCRDPLIRKVRMLVHFLLEKYHTKEPIPQAALLKAVNRKYQKHFPEILSRASQIMEVVFGLELKDVDPSNHSYALISKMALPSEGSPSDESGPPTSGLLMVLLSTIFKKGNRATEEEIWEFLSELGLYAGRRHWIFGEPRRLISKDFVQQKYLTYRQVPNSDPPRYEFLWGPRAHAETSKMKVLEFMAKSTGTVPSAFPDLYEEALKDEEERAAVRAATRAAAVAEGRAPSRAKARSSSHM; translated from the coding sequence ATGCCTCGGGGCCGGAGGAACAAGCGCCATGGCCGCAAGAAACGCCACCAGGCCCGGGGGGAGACTCAGAGTCTCAAGGGTGCCCAGCCCActgaggaggcggcggcggcagaAGAGATACAAGAGTCGCCGTCTTCCCCCGCTTCTGTTTCTCGGGATACTTCCCCGAGCTCCCCTGCTGCTGGCACTCACCAGGAGCCTCAGGGAGCCCCAGCCACTACCTCTCGTGATGAAGGGGTTTCATGCCCAGGATCTGAAGAGGGTGCCCAGAGCCAAGATGAGAAAAGTGCAGGTACCTCCCAGGCAGCACCTTCCATTCACAGCAGTTGCAGAGATCCTCTGATCAGGAAGGTCAGAATGTTGGTGCACTTCCTGCTGGAGAAGTACCACACGAAGGAGCCCATCCCGCAGGCAGCACTGCTGAAGGCTGTCAACAGGAAGTACCAGAAGCACTTCCCTGAGATCCTCAGCAGAGCCTCTCAGATCATGGAGGTGGTCTTTGGCCTCGAGCTGAAGGATGTCGACCCCAGCAATCACTCCTACGCCCTCATCAGCAAGATGGCCCTCCCCAGCGAGGGAAGTCCGAGTGATGAGTCGGGGCCTCCCACATCCGGTCTCCTGATGGTTCTCCTGAGCACGATCTTCAAGAAGGGCAACCGTGCCACCGAGGAGGAGATCTGGGAATTCCTCAGTGAGTTGGGCTTGTATGCTGGGAGGAGGCACTGGATCTTCGGGGAGCCCAGGAGGCTCATCAGCAAAGATTTCGTGCAACAGAAGTACCTGACGTACCGCCAGGTGCCCAACAGCGATCCTCCGCGCTATGAGTTCCTGTGGGGCCCGAGAGCCCACGCTGAAACCAGCAAGATGAAAGTATTGGAGTTTATGGCCAAGTCCACTGGTACCGTCCCCAGTGCCTTCCCAGATCTCTATGAGGAGGCTCtgaaagatgaggaagagagagcagCAGTGAGAGCCGCAACCAGGGCTGCAGCTGTTGCTGAGGGCAGAGCCCCTTCCAGGGCCAAAGCCCGCAGCTCCTCCCACATGTAG